One genomic region from Pseudorca crassidens isolate mPseCra1 chromosome 11, mPseCra1.hap1, whole genome shotgun sequence encodes:
- the MAPK11 gene encoding mitogen-activated protein kinase 11 isoform X3, translating into MSGPRAGFYRQELNKTVWEVPQRLQGLRPVGSGAYGSVCSAYDTRLRQRVAVKKLSRPFQSLIHARRTYRELRLLKHLKHENVIGLLDVFTPATSLEDFSEVYLVTTLMGADLNNIVKCQALSDEHVQFLVYQLLRGLKYIHSAGIIHRDLKPSNLAVNEDCELRILDFGLARQADEEMTGYVATRWYRAPEIMLNWMHYNQTVDIWSVGCIMAELLQGKALFPGNDYIDQLKRIMEVVGTPSPEVLAKISSEHARTYIQSLPHMPQKDLRSIFRGANPLAVDLLGRMLVLDSDQRVSAAEALAHAYFSQYHDPEDEPEAEPYDESVEAKERTVEEWKELTYQEVLSFKPPEPPQPPGSLDVKQ; encoded by the exons ATGTCGGGCCCGCGCGCCGGCTTCTATCGGCAGGAGCTGAACAAGACGGTGTGGGAGGTGCCGCAGCGGCTGCAAGGGCTGCGCCCGGTGGGCTCGGGCGCCTACGGCTCCGTCTG CTCAGCCTACGACACGCGGCTGCGCCAGAGGGTGGCGGTGAAGAAGCTGTCGCGCCCCTTCCAGTCGCTCATCCATGCGCGGAGGACGTACCGCGAGCTGCGGCTGCTCAAGCACCTGAAGCACGAGAAC GTCATCGGGCTGCTGGACGTGTTCACGCCGGCCACCTCCCTCGAGGACTTCAGCGAAGT GTACCTGGTGACCACGCTGATGGGCGCCGACCTGAACAACATCGTCAAGTGCCAGGCGCTGAGCGACGAGCACGTTCAGTTCCTCGTGTACCAGCTGCTGCGCGGGCTGAAG TACATCCACTCGGCGGGGATCATCCACCGG GACCTGAAGCCCAGCAACTTGGCTGTGAACGAGGACTGCGAGCTGCGG ATCCTGGACTTTGGGCTCGCGCGCCAGGCGGACGAGGAGATGACTGGCTACGTGGCCACGCGCTGGTACCGGGCCCCTGAGATCATGCTGAACTGGATGCACTACAACCAGACAG TGGACATCTGGTCTGTGGGCTGCATCATGGCCGAGCTGCTCCAGGGAAAGGCCCTTTTCCCAGGAAATGACT ACATCGACCAGCTGAAGCGCATCATGGAGGTGGTGGGCACACCCAGCCCTGAGGTTCTGGCAAAGATATCGTCGGAACAC GCCCGGACCTACATCCAGTCCCTGCCCCACATGCCCCAGAAGGACCTCAGGAGCATCTTCCGTGGAGCCAACCCCCTGG CTGTGGACCTCCTGGGACGGATGCTGGTGCTGGACAGTGACCAGAGGGTCAGTGCAGCCGAGGCCCTGGCCCATGCCTACTTCAGCCAGTACCACGACCCCGAGGATGAGCCCGAGGCCGAGCCCTACGACGAAAGCGTTGAGGCCAAGGAGCGCACGGTGGAGGAGTGGAAGG AGCTCACCTACCAGGAAGTCCTCAGCTTCAAGCCCCCAGAGCCACCGCAGCCGCCTGGCAGCCTGGACGTTAAGCAGTGA
- the MAPK11 gene encoding mitogen-activated protein kinase 11 isoform X1: MSGPRAGFYRQELNKTVWEVPQRLQGLRPVGSGAYGSVCSAYDTRLRQRVAVKKLSRPFQSLIHARRTYRELRLLKHLKHENVIGLLDVFTPATSLEDFSEVYLVTTLMGADLNNIVKCQALSDEHVQFLVYQLLRGLKYIHSAGIIHRDLKPSNLAVNEDCELRILDFGLARQADEEMTGYVATRWYRAPEIMLNWMHYNQTVDIWSVGCIMAELLQGKALFPGNDYIDQLKRIMEVVGTPSPEVLAKISSEHARTYIQSLPHMPQKDLRSIFRGANPLAVDLLGRMLVLDSDQRSSPTRKSSASSPQSHRSRLAAWTLSSEGNAARQPHSDPRRGLSPPALPPRPARLPRGAPPNTTAASSAHPWLGTLVYTPRLVGSLHVCEPRV; encoded by the exons ATGTCGGGCCCGCGCGCCGGCTTCTATCGGCAGGAGCTGAACAAGACGGTGTGGGAGGTGCCGCAGCGGCTGCAAGGGCTGCGCCCGGTGGGCTCGGGCGCCTACGGCTCCGTCTG CTCAGCCTACGACACGCGGCTGCGCCAGAGGGTGGCGGTGAAGAAGCTGTCGCGCCCCTTCCAGTCGCTCATCCATGCGCGGAGGACGTACCGCGAGCTGCGGCTGCTCAAGCACCTGAAGCACGAGAAC GTCATCGGGCTGCTGGACGTGTTCACGCCGGCCACCTCCCTCGAGGACTTCAGCGAAGT GTACCTGGTGACCACGCTGATGGGCGCCGACCTGAACAACATCGTCAAGTGCCAGGCGCTGAGCGACGAGCACGTTCAGTTCCTCGTGTACCAGCTGCTGCGCGGGCTGAAG TACATCCACTCGGCGGGGATCATCCACCGG GACCTGAAGCCCAGCAACTTGGCTGTGAACGAGGACTGCGAGCTGCGG ATCCTGGACTTTGGGCTCGCGCGCCAGGCGGACGAGGAGATGACTGGCTACGTGGCCACGCGCTGGTACCGGGCCCCTGAGATCATGCTGAACTGGATGCACTACAACCAGACAG TGGACATCTGGTCTGTGGGCTGCATCATGGCCGAGCTGCTCCAGGGAAAGGCCCTTTTCCCAGGAAATGACT ACATCGACCAGCTGAAGCGCATCATGGAGGTGGTGGGCACACCCAGCCCTGAGGTTCTGGCAAAGATATCGTCGGAACAC GCCCGGACCTACATCCAGTCCCTGCCCCACATGCCCCAGAAGGACCTCAGGAGCATCTTCCGTGGAGCCAACCCCCTGG CTGTGGACCTCCTGGGACGGATGCTGGTGCTGGACAGTGACCAGAGG AGCTCACCTACCAGGAAGTCCTCAGCTTCAAGCCCCCAGAGCCACCGCAGCCGCCTGGCAGCCTGGACGTTAAGCAGTGAGGGGAATGCGGCTCGCCAGCCGCACTCGGACCCGAGGAGGGGCCTGAGCCCGCCTGCCCTCCCGCCTCGGCCCGCCAGACTCCCACGAGGGGCACCTCCCAACACCACTGCAGCCAGCAGCGCCCACCCCTGGCTTGGGACCCTTGTCTACACGCCGCGCCTTGTGGGAAGCCTGCACGTGTGTGAGCCACGGGTGTAG
- the PLXNB2 gene encoding plexin-B2 yields MALQLWTLTLLGLAGTSASLRSRKLDFFRSETELNHLVVDEVSGVVYVGAVNALYQLSADLQLEQRAATGPALDNKKCTPPIEASQCHEAVQTDNVNQLLLLDPSRNRLIECGSLFKGICALRSLSNISSLLFYEDGSGEKSFVASNDESVATVGLVSTTGPSGEHVLFVGKGNGPHDNGIIVSTRLLDRTEGREAFEAYTDHATYKAGYLSTNTQQFVAAFEDGHYVFFVFNQQDKHPARNRTLLARMCKYDPFYYSYLEVDLRCLGPDDTRVPAFGTCLAASVARPGATGVLYTVFSTDGRGGGGPRAGLCLFPLDEVHSKMETSRDACYTGTREAGRDTFYKPFHGEIQCGGHGSGASESFPCGSEHLPYPLGSRDGLSAVAVLHRGGLNLTAVTVTTENGHTIAFLGTSDGRVLKVYLAPDGSSAEYGSVLVEINKRIKKDLVLAADLASLYAMTQDKVFRLPVQECESFSTCAQCRSSQDPYCGWCVVEGRCTRRAECPRAEESGHWLWSRSEACVAVTETQPQNMSRRAQGEVHLTVSPLPALSEEDKLLCLFGESPPHVASMQGGAVVCNSPSSIPSTPPGQDHVAVTIQLLFKRGNVFLTSHLYPFYDCRVAMSLEENLPCISCASNRWTCQWDLRYHECREASPNPEDGIVRAHMEDDCPQFLNPSPLVIPMNHETAVTFQGKNLDTVKSSSLRVGSDLLKFEEPVSTQEQGTFSFRTPKLSHDANETLPLHLYVKSYGKNIDSRLQVTLYNCSFGRSDCSLCLAADPVYRCVWCSGQNRCVYAALCGNATSECPPPIITRIQPETGPLGGGIRVTILGSNLGVRADDVKRVTVAGRNCAFEPERYSVSTRIVCTIEAAEAPFTGGVEVDISGKLGHSPPHVQFTYQQPQPLSVEPKQGPQAGGTMLTINGTHLDTGSEEDMRVTLNDIPCKVTQFGAQLQCVTGPQAAPGELPLKIYYGGSEVPSPGVTFTYRENPVLRAFEPLRSFVSGGRSINVTGQGFSLIQKFAMVVIAEPLQSWRRRREAGALQPVTVVGREYVFCSDSKVVFLSPAVPEEPEAYNLTALIQMDGHQALLRTEAGAFEYVADPTFENFTGGVKKQVNKLIHARGTNLNKAMTIHEAEAFVGAERCVMKTLTETDLYCEPPEVQPPPKRRQKRDTTHNLPEFIVKFGSREWVLGRVEYDTRVSDVPLSLILPLVIVPMVAVIAVSVYCYWRKSQQAEREYEKIKSQLEGLEESVRDRCKKEFTDLMIEMEDQTNDVHEAGIPVLDYKTYTDRVFFLPSKDGDKDVMITGKLDIPESRRPLVEQALYQFSNLLNSKCFLINFIHTLENQREFSARAKVYFASLLTVALHGKLEYYTDIMRTLFLELMEQYVVAKNPKLMLRRSETVVERMLSNWMSICLYQYLKDSAGEPLYKLFKAIKHQVEKGPVDAVQKKAKYTLNDTGLLGDDVEYAPLMVSVIVQDEGVDAIPVKVLNCDTISQVKEKIIDQVYRTQPCSRWPKADSVVLEWRPGSTAQILSDLDLTSQREGRWKRVNTLMHYNVRDGATLILSKVGVSQQPEDSQQDLPGERHALLEEENRVWHLVRPTDEVDEGKSKRGSMKEKERTKAITEIYLTRLLSVKGTLQQFVDNFFQSVLAPGHAVPPAVKYFFDFLDEQAEKHDIKDEDTIHIWKTNSLPLRFWVNILKNPHFIFDVHVHEVVDASLSVIAQTFMDACTRTEHKLSRDSPSNKLLYAKEISTYKKMVEDYYKGIRQMVQVSDQDMNTHLAEISRAHTDSLNTLVALHQLYQYTQKYYDEIINALEEDPAAQKMQLAFRLQQIAAALENKVTDL; encoded by the exons ATGGCGCTGCAGCTCTGGACCCTGACCCTCCTGGGCCTGGCGGGCACAAGTGCAAGCCTGCGGTCCCGCAAGCTGGACTTCTTCCGCAGCGAAACAGAGCTGAACCACCTGGTGGTGGACGAGGTGTCGGGCGTGGTGTACGTGGGGGCGGTGAACGCGCTCTACCAGCTGAGTGCCGACCTGCAGCTGGAGCAGCGGGCGGCCACGGGCCCGGCCCTGGACAACAAGAAGTGCACGCCGCCCATCGAGGCGAGCCAGTGCCACGAGGCCGTGCAGACTGACAACGTCAACCAGCTCCTGCTGCTCGACCCCTCCCGGAACCGCCTCATCGAGTGCGGCAGCCTCTTCAAGGGCATTTGCGCCCTGCGTTCCCTGAGCAACATCTCCTCGCTCCTCTTCTACGAGGATGGCAGTGGCGAGAAGTCCTTCGTGGCCAGCAACGACGAGAGCGTGGCCACCGTGGGGCTGGTGAGCACAACGGGCCCAAGCGGCGAGCACGTGCTCTTTGTGGGCAAGGGCAACGGGCCCCACGACAACGGCATCATTGTGAGCACGCGCCTGCTGGACCGGACGGAGGGCAGGGAGGCCTTTGAGGCCTACACGGACCACGCCACCTACAAGGCCGGCTACCTGTccacaaacacacagcagttcGTGGCTGCCTTCGAGGATGGCCACTACGTCTTCTTCGTCTTCAACCAGCAGGACAAGCACCCGGCCCGGAACCGCACGCTGCTGGCACGTATGTGCAAGTACGACCCGTTCTACTACTCCTACCTGGAGGTGGACCTGCGCTGCCTGGGCCCCGACGACACCCGGGTCCCCGCCTTCGGCACCTGCCTGGCGGCCTCCGTGGCCCGGCCAGGCGCCACTGGGGTGCTCTACACTGTCTTCAGCACAGATGGCCGGGGTGGCGGGGGGCCACGGGCGGGCCTCTGCCTGTTCCCACTGGACGAGGTCCACAGCAAGATGGAGACCAGCCGCGACGCCTGCTACACGGGCACCCGGGAGGCGGGCCGGGACACCTTCTACAAGCCCTTCCACGGCGAGATCCAGTGTGGTGGCCACGGGTCG GGTGCCAGTGAGAGTTTCCCGTGTGGCTCAGAGCACCTGCCCTACCCGCTGGGCAGCCGAGACGGACTCTCAGCCGTAGCCGTGCTGCACCGTGGAGGCCTGAACCTGACAGCTGTGACAGTGACGACCGAGAATGGCCACACCATCGCCTTCCTGGGCACCTCGGACGGCCGGGTCCTCAAG GTGTACCTCGCTCCAGATGGCAGCTCCGCGGAGTATGGCTCTGTCCTTGTGGAGATCAACAAGAGAATCAAGAAGGACCTGGTGCTGGCCGCAGACCTGGCCAGTCTGTACGCCATGACCCAGGACAAG GTGTTCCGGCTCCCCGTGCAGGAGTGTGAGAGCTTTTCCACCTGCGCCCAGTGCCGCAGCTCACAGGACCCCTACTGCGGCTGGTGTGTCGTCGAGGGACG ATGCACCAGGAGGGCTGAGTGCCCGCGGGCCGAAGAGAGTGGCCACTGGCTGTGGAGCCGCAGTGAGGCCTGCGTGGCCGTCACCGAGACCCAGCCGCAGAACATGAGCCGCCGGGCGCAGGGAGAG GTGCACCTGACCGTCAGTCCCCTCCCGGCCCTGAGCGAGGAGGACAAGCTGCTGTGCCTCTTCGGTGAATCACCGCCACACGTGGCGAGCATGCAGGGGGGCGCCGTGGTCTGCAACTCCCCGAGCAGCATCCCCAGCACGCCGCCTGGCCAGG ATCACGTGGCTGTGACCATCCAGCTTCTCTTCAAACGCGGCAACGTCTTCCTGACCTCCCACCTGTACCCCTTCTACGACTGCCGAGTGGCCATGAGCCTGGAGGAGAACCTGCC GTGCATCTCCTGTGCCAGCAACCGCTGGACCTGCCAGTGGGACCTGCGCTACCACGAGTGTCGGGAGGCCTCGCCCAACCCTGAGGACGGCATCGTCCGTGCCCACATG GAGGACGACTGCCCCCAGTTCTTGAACCCCAGCCCGCTGGTCATTCCCATGAACCACGAGACGGCGGTGACCTTCCAGGGCAAGAACCTGGACACGGTGAAG AGCTCCTCCCTGCGCGTGGGCAGTGACCTGCTCAAGTTTGAGGAGCCAGTCAGCACACAGGAGCAAGGAACCTTCTCCTTTCGGACCCCAAAG CTCTCCCACGATGCCAACGAGACGCTGCCCCTGCATCTGTATGTCAAGTCCTACGGCAAGAATATTGACAGCCGGCTCCAag TGACCCTCTACAACTGCTCCTTCGGCCGCAGCGACTGCAGCCTGTGCCTGGCCGCTGACCCTGTCTACAGGTGCGTGTGGTGCAGCGGGCAGAACAGGTGTGTGTACGCGGCCCTGTGTGGTAACGCCACCTCCGAGTGCCCACCGCCCATCATCACCAGG ATCCAGCCTGAGACCGGTCCGCTCGGCGGAGGCATTCGCGTCACCATCCTTGGGTCAAATCTGGGGGTCAGAGCAGACGACGTGAAGAGGGTCACCGTGGCTGGCCGGAACTGTGCCTTTGAGCCAGAACGCTACTCCGTGTCCACCCG GATCGTGTGCACCATCGAGGCTGCAGAGGCGCCCTTCACGGGGGGCGTCGAGGTGGACATCAGCGGGAAGCTCGGCCATTCGCCTCCCCACGTCCAATTCACCTATCAG CAGCCCCAGCCCCTCAGTGTGGAGCCAAAGCAGGGGCCACAGGCGGGCGGCACCATGTTGACCATCAATGGTACCCACCTGGACACAGGCTCTGAGGAAGACATGCGGGTGACCCTCAATGACATCCCTTGTAAAGT GACGCAGTTTGGGGCACAGCTTCAGTGTGTCACCGGCCCCCAGGCGGCTCCGGGAGAGCTGCCCCTGAAAATTTACTATGGGGGCTCCGAAGTGCCCAGCCCTGGCGTCACCTTCACCTACCGTGAGAACCCAGTCCTGCGGGCCTTCGAGCCGCTGCGAAGCTTTGTCAG tgGTGGCCGGAGCATCAACGTCACAGGACAGGGCTTCAGCCTGATCCAGAAATTCGCCATGGTGGTCATAGCCGAGCCCCTGCAGTCCTGGAGGCGGCGGCGGGAGGCCGGAGCCCTGCAGCCCGTGACG GTCGTGGGCAGGGAGTACGTGTTCTGCAGTGACTCCAAGGTTGTGTTCTTGTCCCCGGCCGTCCCCGAGGAGCCCGAGGCCTACAACCTCACGGCGCTCATTCAGATGGATGGGCACCAAGCCCTGCTCAGGACTGAGGCTGGTGCCTTTGAGTACGTCGCTGACCCCACCTTCGAGAACTTCACAGGGGGTGTCAAGAAGCAGGTCAACAAGCTCATTCACGCGCGG ggcACCAATCTGAACAAGGCGATGACGATTCACGAGGCCGAGGCCTTCGTGGGTGCCGAGCGGTGCGTCATGAAGACCCTGACGGAGACCGATCTGTACTGTGAGCCCCCAGAGGTGCAGCCCCCTCCCAAGCGGCGGCAGAAGCGGGACACGACCCACAACCTGCCTGAGTTCATT GTGAAGTTTGGCTCCCGGGAGTGGGTGCTGGGCCGCGTGGAGTATGACACGCGTGTGAGTGACGTGCCGCTCAGCCTCATCCTGCCGCTGGTCATCGTGCCCATGGTGGCCGTCATCGCCGTGTCTGTCTACTGCTACTG GAGGAAGAGCCAACAGGCAGAGCGCGAGTACGAGAAGATCAAGTCCCAGCTGGAGGGCTTGGAGGAGAGCGTGCGTGACCGCTGCAAGAAGGAGTTCACAG ACCTGATGATTGAGATGGAGGACCAGACCAACGACGTGCACGAGGCAGGCATCCCCGTGCTGGACTACAAGACCTACACCGACCGCGTCTTCTTCCTGCCCTCCAAGGACGGCGACAAGGACGTGATGATCACGGGCAAGCTGGACATCCCTGAGTCACGGCGGCCCTTGGTGGAGCAGGCGCTCTACCAGTTCTCCAACCTGCTCAACAGCAAGTGCTTCCTCATCAAC TTCATCCACACCTTGGAGAACCAGCGGGAGTTCTCGGCCCGCGCCAAGGTCTACTTTGCGTCGCTGCTGACGGTGGCGCTGCACGGGAAGCTGGAGTACTACACGGACATCATGCGCACGCTCTTCCTGGAGCTCATGGAGCAGTATGTGGTGGCCAAGAACCCCAAGCTGATGCTGCGCAG GTCTGAGACAGTGGTGGAGAGGATGCTGTCTAATTGGATGTCCATCTGCCTGTACCAGTATCTCAAG GACAGCGCAGGGGAGCCGCTGTACAAGCTCTTCAAGGCCATCAAGCATCAGGTGGAGAAGGGGCCGGTGGATGCTGTGCAGAAGAAAGCCAAATACACCCTCAACGACACAGGGCTGCTGGGGGACGACGTGGAGTATGCACCCCTG ATGGTGAGCGTGATCGTCCAGGACGAAGGGGTCGACGCCATCCCTGTCAAGGTCCTCAACTGTGACACCATCTCCCAGGTCAAGGAGAAGATCATTGACCAGGTGTACCGCACGCAGCCTTGCTCCCGCTGGCCCAAGGCTGACAGTGTGGTCCTCG AGTGGCGTCCTGGGTCCACAGCCCAGATCCTGTCAGACCTGGACCTGACCTCTCAGCGGGAGGGCCGGTGGAAGCGCGTCAACACGCTGATGCACTACAAC GTCCGGGATGGGGCCACTCTTATCCTGTCGAAGGTGGGggtctcccagcagcctgaggaCAGCCAGCAGGACCTGCCTGGGGAGC gCCACGCCCTCCTGGAGGAGGAGAACCGGGTGTGGCACCTGGTGCGGCCAACGGACGAGGTGGACGAAGGCAAGTCCAAGCGTGGCAGCATGAAGGAAAAGGAGCGCACCAAGGCCATCACCGAGATCTACCTGACCCGCCTGCTCTCGGTCAAG GGCACGCTGCAGCAGTTCGTGGACAACTTCTTCCAGAGCGTGCTGGCGCCTGGCCACGCGGTGCCGCCCGCAGTCAAGTACTTCTTCGACTTCCTGGACGAGCAGGCAGAAAAGCACGACATCAAGGACGAGGACACCATCCACATCTGGAAGACCAACAG TTTACCTCTCCGGTTCTGGGTGAACATCCTCAAGAACCCCCATTTCATCTTCGACGTGCACGTCCACGAGGTGGTGGACGCCTCCCTGTCGGTCATCGCACAGACCTTCATGGACGCCTGCACACGCACAGAGCACAAGCTGAGCCGC GACTCTCCCAGCAACAAGCTACTCTACGCCAAGGAGATCTCCACCTATaagaagatggtggagga cTACTACAAGGGGATCAGACAGATGGTGCAGGTCAGCGACCAGGACATGAACACACACCTGGCAGAGATTTCCCGG GCGCACACGGACTCCCTGAACACCCTCGTGGCCCTGCACCAGCTCTACCAGTACACGCAGAAGTACTACGACGAG ATCATCAACGCCCTGGAGGAGGATCCCGCCGCCCAGAAGATGCAGCTGGCCTTCCGCCTGCAGCAGATCGCGGCTGCGCTTGAGAACAAGGTCACGGACCTCTGA
- the MAPK11 gene encoding mitogen-activated protein kinase 11 isoform X2, which translates to MSGPRAGFYRQELNKTVWEVPQRLQGLRPVGSGAYGSVCSAYDTRLRQRVAVKKLSRPFQSLIHARRTYRELRLLKHLKHENVIGLLDVFTPATSLEDFSEVYLVTTLMGADLNNIVKCQALSDEHVQFLVYQLLRGLKYIHSAGIIHRDLKPSNLAVNEDCELRILDFGLARQADEEMTGYVATRWYRAPEIMLNWMHYNQTVDIWSVGCIMAELLQGKALFPGNDYIDQLKRIMEVVGTPSPEVLAKISSEHARTYIQSLPHMPQKDLRSIFRGANPLAVDLLGRMLVLDSDQRVSAAEALAHAYFSQYHDPEDEPEAEPYDESVEAKERTVEEWKGGPEGCVPQRLSAACFLQEVLQFLLRVV; encoded by the exons ATGTCGGGCCCGCGCGCCGGCTTCTATCGGCAGGAGCTGAACAAGACGGTGTGGGAGGTGCCGCAGCGGCTGCAAGGGCTGCGCCCGGTGGGCTCGGGCGCCTACGGCTCCGTCTG CTCAGCCTACGACACGCGGCTGCGCCAGAGGGTGGCGGTGAAGAAGCTGTCGCGCCCCTTCCAGTCGCTCATCCATGCGCGGAGGACGTACCGCGAGCTGCGGCTGCTCAAGCACCTGAAGCACGAGAAC GTCATCGGGCTGCTGGACGTGTTCACGCCGGCCACCTCCCTCGAGGACTTCAGCGAAGT GTACCTGGTGACCACGCTGATGGGCGCCGACCTGAACAACATCGTCAAGTGCCAGGCGCTGAGCGACGAGCACGTTCAGTTCCTCGTGTACCAGCTGCTGCGCGGGCTGAAG TACATCCACTCGGCGGGGATCATCCACCGG GACCTGAAGCCCAGCAACTTGGCTGTGAACGAGGACTGCGAGCTGCGG ATCCTGGACTTTGGGCTCGCGCGCCAGGCGGACGAGGAGATGACTGGCTACGTGGCCACGCGCTGGTACCGGGCCCCTGAGATCATGCTGAACTGGATGCACTACAACCAGACAG TGGACATCTGGTCTGTGGGCTGCATCATGGCCGAGCTGCTCCAGGGAAAGGCCCTTTTCCCAGGAAATGACT ACATCGACCAGCTGAAGCGCATCATGGAGGTGGTGGGCACACCCAGCCCTGAGGTTCTGGCAAAGATATCGTCGGAACAC GCCCGGACCTACATCCAGTCCCTGCCCCACATGCCCCAGAAGGACCTCAGGAGCATCTTCCGTGGAGCCAACCCCCTGG CTGTGGACCTCCTGGGACGGATGCTGGTGCTGGACAGTGACCAGAGGGTCAGTGCAGCCGAGGCCCTGGCCCATGCCTACTTCAGCCAGTACCACGACCCCGAGGATGAGCCCGAGGCCGAGCCCTACGACGAAAGCGTTGAGGCCAAGGAGCGCACGGTGGAGGAGTGGAAGGGTGGGCCTGAGGGCTGCGTCCCCCAGAGGCTGAGCGCTGCCTGTTTTCTGCAGGAAGTGCTCCAGTTTCTCTTGAGAGTGGTCTGA